A window from uncultured Desulfobacter sp. encodes these proteins:
- a CDS encoding bifunctional Gfo/Idh/MocA family oxidoreductase/class I SAM-dependent methyltransferase codes for MTKNKIKTVVCGSTFGQFYLKALEAYSKQFELVGILAKGSKRSKECAKHYGIDLYTDIEQLPPTVGLACVIIRSGALGGTGTDLSLKFLKRGIHVIQEQPIHYKEAVSCLRTALQYGVHFRIANLYVQLPAVRRFIACAQELLKRQNALYLDAACAIHVSYPMIRILSEALPTIRPWKINHVIKDNGPFQIISGTLGNIPMTLRVHNEINPQDPDNHLHLLHCLTIGVEGGRLSLVDTHGPLVWHPRLHVPHSHSFFGDPLEADPAHLTEPNSLMLGSDHRSYKEILMKQWPAAIGRELSSMRELINDSEDKGATSAQRELLFSKKWHYLTNTIGQAVLMPNCRHQAIPADILQKAALKIVEEFPKENGDYESSPIMEKNNDIFNCTENAESVVQGINPKQIKTFVDRTDEAVLSSMLFTLQSQGTLINRNQGYGQDEIFAALKTDTRHRHLILRWLQELVRFGYLRQYGESYQPTAHITRDVMDQRWKLVNEIWDNKFGSPLILEYFLSNVRRLPQLITNRQQAVSILFPQGRMDDFAKPLYESAISARYMNESVAEGVVRIAETKQAPLISSTENTLTIMEIGAGTGATTKAVTSRLKTWDSKSLKLDYVFTDISRFFLAPAREQFKEYPWMHFQVFDMEQGILEQGIKPDSVDIVIAVGVLNNAHNINKVIQNIMKIIVPGGWMFTIETVNEPLSILISQAFMMRPPEDNRKITKTTFMSANQWKNVFYQENVKRVAALPEEEHILNPFGQKLFIVQKN; via the coding sequence ATGACAAAGAACAAAATAAAAACCGTGGTTTGTGGCTCCACATTTGGTCAGTTTTATTTGAAAGCCTTAGAAGCGTATTCGAAACAATTTGAATTAGTGGGGATATTAGCCAAAGGAAGTAAACGTTCAAAAGAATGTGCAAAGCATTACGGTATCGACTTATACACTGATATTGAGCAGCTTCCACCTACTGTTGGGTTAGCATGTGTGATAATACGATCAGGAGCCTTGGGTGGCACCGGTACAGACTTATCTTTAAAGTTCCTTAAACGAGGAATCCACGTCATTCAAGAGCAGCCTATCCATTATAAAGAAGCTGTCTCTTGTCTGAGGACGGCACTGCAATATGGGGTGCATTTCAGAATAGCTAATTTATATGTGCAGCTTCCAGCCGTACGTCGGTTTATTGCTTGCGCGCAGGAGCTATTGAAACGGCAGAATGCTCTTTACCTTGATGCCGCCTGTGCCATTCACGTTTCTTACCCCATGATACGTATCCTGTCAGAGGCATTGCCGACTATCCGGCCCTGGAAGATCAATCATGTCATTAAGGACAACGGACCTTTTCAAATCATAAGCGGAACACTTGGTAATATTCCCATGACCTTAAGGGTTCATAATGAAATCAACCCCCAAGACCCGGACAATCACCTACATTTATTACATTGTCTAACCATTGGTGTGGAAGGTGGGAGATTGTCGCTTGTAGATACCCATGGTCCACTTGTCTGGCATCCCCGCTTGCACGTCCCTCACAGCCACTCCTTTTTTGGTGATCCTCTAGAGGCCGATCCTGCACATCTAACTGAACCAAATTCACTGATGTTGGGATCAGACCATCGGAGTTACAAGGAAATTCTCATGAAACAGTGGCCCGCTGCCATCGGACGGGAGTTGTCGTCGATGAGAGAGTTGATCAACGACAGTGAAGACAAGGGGGCGACAAGCGCACAACGAGAGCTTTTGTTTTCAAAAAAGTGGCACTATTTAACCAACACCATAGGCCAGGCAGTTTTGATGCCAAACTGTAGGCATCAGGCGATACCGGCTGATATTTTACAAAAAGCTGCTCTTAAAATTGTTGAAGAATTTCCCAAAGAAAATGGGGACTACGAATCCTCTCCTATAATGGAAAAAAACAACGATATTTTCAATTGTACGGAAAATGCAGAGAGTGTGGTCCAGGGTATCAATCCAAAACAAATAAAGACATTTGTTGATCGAACGGATGAGGCGGTTTTATCCTCAATGTTATTTACACTTCAATCACAAGGTACTCTGATAAACAGAAATCAGGGATATGGTCAGGATGAAATTTTTGCCGCTTTGAAAACGGACACTCGCCATCGGCATTTAATTTTACGCTGGCTTCAGGAACTTGTTAGATTTGGTTATCTACGACAATATGGAGAGTCTTATCAGCCAACAGCGCATATAACACGAGATGTGATGGACCAACGTTGGAAGTTGGTGAATGAAATTTGGGACAACAAGTTTGGCTCGCCTTTAATTCTTGAGTATTTTCTATCCAACGTCAGACGACTTCCACAACTGATAACGAACAGGCAACAAGCTGTTTCTATATTATTTCCTCAAGGCCGCATGGACGATTTTGCCAAACCATTATATGAAAGCGCCATTTCAGCTCGATACATGAACGAATCTGTGGCGGAAGGGGTTGTTCGTATTGCTGAAACGAAACAAGCGCCGTTAATTTCGTCTACAGAAAATACCTTAACCATCATGGAAATAGGTGCGGGTACCGGAGCAACAACTAAGGCTGTCACTTCCAGATTGAAAACATGGGATTCAAAAAGTCTTAAACTGGATTATGTGTTTACTGATATTTCTCGTTTTTTTCTCGCGCCGGCTCGTGAACAATTTAAAGAATATCCTTGGATGCACTTCCAGGTGTTTGACATGGAGCAGGGCATTCTTGAACAGGGTATAAAACCCGATAGTGTAGACATTGTTATTGCGGTTGGCGTGCTGAATAATGCGCACAACATTAATAAGGTAATACAAAACATTATGAAAATCATCGTTCCGGGAGGATGGATGTTTACAATAGAGACTGTCAATGAGCCGCTATCGATTTTAATCTCACAAGCTTTTATGATGAGGCCGCCTGAAGATAACAGGAAAATTACAAAGACAACCTTTATGTCTGCAAACCAATGGAAAAATGTCTTTTATCAGGAAAATGTCAAAAGGGTCGCGGCGCTTCCGGAAGAAGAGCATATCCTCAATCCATTTGGACAAAAGTTATTTATCGTGCAGAAGAATTAA
- the tnpB gene encoding IS66 family insertion sequence element accessory protein TnpB (TnpB, as the term is used for proteins encoded by IS66 family insertion elements, is considered an accessory protein, since TnpC, encoded by a neighboring gene, is a DDE family transposase.) has translation MIQITPQMRIMLAVTPADFRKGIDGLASVCRRVLKQDPFSGYVFVFRNKPGTALKILVYDGQGFWLCQKRLSKERFKWWPKKGGDETHPLAAHELQMLIWNGNPQKNNVFLWKKI, from the coding sequence ATGATCCAAATCACACCGCAAATGCGGATAATGCTGGCCGTAACTCCTGCTGATTTTCGAAAGGGGATCGACGGCCTGGCATCTGTTTGTCGCAGGGTGTTAAAACAAGATCCTTTTTCCGGATATGTCTTTGTTTTCAGAAACAAACCGGGGACTGCCCTGAAGATATTAGTATATGATGGCCAGGGCTTTTGGCTTTGTCAAAAAAGATTGAGTAAGGAGCGTTTTAAATGGTGGCCTAAAAAGGGAGGTGATGAAACTCACCCATTGGCTGCACATGAATTACAGATGTTGATATGGAACGGAAATCCTCAAAAAAATAATGTATTTTTGTGGAAAAAAATCTAG
- a CDS encoding alpha/beta hydrolase, translated as MERNTMKFLYFLSLIMISFAGITHSHAFEVQSSNQEYSVSTLFCSYTIRGVQYQPVPDTGKPLLVLVHGATYGKWMWDVPGYSWINHFVAELGYPVLSIDRLGYGESSRPNGDLLTPRCQVYTLKQVLCQVADSLEQRSIIWVGHSMGALFGNMIAGETDLLDGLISIGFLHEQQTSTGPSLLQYLKGDYISWTDEERTTAFYYMQGADPEIIDYDNQRAEPVPRGAIWSGLKPDSLVLGCIDIPVLLASGQYDALWEEIDLAAEAALFANAPVTTFVQENAGHTNLLHQSNWALLDEIGSWLVTYF; from the coding sequence ATGGAACGTAATACAATGAAATTTTTATATTTTTTGTCACTTATCATGATATCCTTTGCAGGTATCACTCACAGCCATGCTTTTGAGGTTCAGTCGAGTAACCAGGAGTACTCTGTCAGCACTCTTTTTTGTTCGTATACTATCCGGGGGGTGCAGTATCAACCGGTGCCGGATACGGGAAAACCCTTACTGGTTCTGGTTCATGGCGCCACCTATGGAAAGTGGATGTGGGATGTTCCGGGATATTCGTGGATCAATCATTTTGTGGCAGAGCTTGGTTATCCGGTTTTGAGCATTGATCGGCTGGGATACGGAGAGTCAAGTCGTCCCAATGGGGATCTTCTGACACCCCGGTGCCAGGTGTATACGCTTAAACAAGTGCTCTGCCAAGTCGCAGATTCCCTGGAGCAAAGATCAATCATATGGGTTGGTCACAGTATGGGAGCGCTTTTTGGAAATATGATTGCCGGTGAGACAGATTTGCTTGACGGACTAATAAGCATTGGTTTTCTTCATGAACAACAGACCTCGACTGGTCCTTCACTCCTACAGTATCTGAAGGGAGATTACATCTCCTGGACAGATGAGGAAAGGACCACGGCGTTTTATTATATGCAGGGAGCGGATCCGGAAATTATTGATTACGACAACCAGCGAGCCGAGCCAGTACCCCGGGGGGCCATCTGGTCAGGCTTAAAACCGGATTCGCTTGTGCTTGGATGCATTGATATTCCCGTATTATTGGCATCCGGTCAATATGACGCTCTCTGGGAGGAGATTGATCTTGCAGCCGAGGCCGCTCTGTTTGCCAATGCCCCGGTGACTACCTTTGTGCAGGAAAATGCAGGTCATACGAATTTACTGCACCAGTCCAACTGGGCATTGCTTGACGAAATAGGAAGCTGGCTGGTCACTTATTTTTAG
- a CDS encoding class I SAM-dependent methyltransferase, with protein MNKKLTGISETMLIPLWARAFETDRENPIVNDPKAREMVSRIDYDFKKFQKSWLSQLGVAIRTMLLDNAILTFIRDNQDAWIVNLGAGLDTRYERIGKESVKCWYDLDVPESIALRKQFFTESSRNRFVATSAYDFSWINEINPAQAILIVAEGLLMYFSEDENKALFRQLAEKLSGAQMLFEMMAPAAVGKSRRHDALKKIDNTPEFKWGIKNSREMESWHHGIQFVQEWNLVDYHKDRWRWPGYIARMPFIKPRVSQRIVHINFS; from the coding sequence ATGAATAAAAAATTGACAGGAATATCTGAAACCATGCTGATTCCGTTATGGGCAAGGGCCTTTGAGACAGACAGAGAAAACCCCATTGTTAATGATCCCAAAGCTCGGGAAATGGTATCACGGATAGATTATGATTTTAAAAAATTTCAAAAATCATGGCTTTCCCAGCTCGGGGTTGCCATTCGCACAATGCTCCTGGACAATGCCATACTAACCTTTATTCGAGACAATCAAGATGCCTGGATCGTCAACCTGGGAGCCGGACTTGATACCCGGTACGAGCGTATCGGCAAGGAAAGTGTAAAGTGCTGGTATGACCTGGATGTACCGGAAAGTATTGCGTTGAGAAAACAATTTTTCACGGAAAGCTCCAGAAACAGGTTTGTTGCAACATCAGCCTATGATTTTTCCTGGATTAATGAAATTAATCCGGCTCAAGCAATCCTGATTGTTGCAGAAGGATTGCTCATGTATTTTTCCGAGGATGAAAACAAAGCACTGTTCAGGCAATTGGCTGAAAAACTGTCCGGGGCGCAAATGCTGTTTGAAATGATGGCACCTGCTGCGGTGGGAAAAAGCAGGCGCCATGATGCATTGAAAAAAATAGACAACACACCTGAGTTTAAGTGGGGAATTAAAAACAGCCGGGAAATGGAGAGCTGGCATCACGGAATACAATTTGTCCAGGAGTGGAACCTTGTCGATTATCATAAGGATAGATGGAGATGGCCGGGGTATATTGCACGAATGCCGTTTATAAAACCACGCGTTTCACAACGGATTGTGCATATTAATTTTTCATAG
- a CDS encoding amino acid adenylation domain-containing protein, giving the protein MLQVPMVDTVELLTRLRKQGVSLWEEKGSLRYSAPQGVLKDNDLQTLKDHKMKLLDLLVIEAKSVQVVADPGARFDPFPLSDIQSAYLLGRNEIFGYGGVACHIYLELNYPQLDPERTTAVWNYLVLRHDMLRAIINYNGGHQRVLKTVAPIKISYVDTSTWEKQKRDRTLSEIRKKMGDRIYDTEHWPLFDIAITKMPNEAVLHFSMDFLIADWASMWLLFSEFETLYKDLETQLPELNLSFRDYLLTERSLKETPAYYKDKEYWFNRIDTLPSAPNLPLALREQDNSGEARFKRWFLRLEETDWDKLIQYAKKHGLTPTVVVMTAYAAVISKWSQNKKFTLNMTVLNRLELHPQVNDIVGDFTTINLMAVDWQLEHSFSEHAKLLGHQLFEDLEHRSFSGVEVLREIARRRGRDAALMPIVFTSAIGFAKKDKLNGKFKGHGISQTPQVFIDCQAMDGPDGLQVNWDVRQGVFPEQMVDDMFDSFKNLLRSLSTTDQIWDTHEVVSLPAWQQLERDEINTTRVHLKEQLLHQQILMQATATPDRPAVFDDKGQISYKKLVQKAAAIAQKLNEMGCTTQKRVAIVMDKGAHQVEAVLGALLAGAVYVPIDTKQPDLRRSTMIERAKIEYILTSSTTQISWPAKIKAIEVDKINPLQGDIVISKGDPALPAYIIYTSGSTGEPKGVVVSHRAALNTITDINRRFNIDQKDRVLGLAQLSFDLSVYDIFGPLSVGGALVYPSTQRQTDPSHWAELIDEYEITIWNSVPALMQMLLAYLKTEPKISLSKLRLVLLSGDWIPLFLPDMAKKHLPPDAQIISLGGATEASIWSIYHICEELKAEWKSVPYGRPLTNQGFRILDEQMCDCPVWVSGELYITGQGLADGYINDGKKTRERFFKHPGDGQRLYRTGDLGRYLPGGEIEFLGRDDNQVKIKGHRVELGEIEASLLKHPDVTIAAVVATRSNDNKILLGFVESKGNIQESELREFLSKYLPAHMIPSHIQIVDALPLTYNGKIDRQELETLPLDKISTKPSVDEEKNSNKLEVELARLWAETLGVPNIGISENLFDYGADSLLMAQISGKVREKLMEDPAQEDIPFDALLQQMLNIPTVEALANFILSFSKDPQLTPLPEKIELPPEGTDFIHEETKSPPVLSSQMHSNAQIISYGGGETGPLRVIFHAALGVMKQFHPLLSHLKHQNLGPVIGVAIASPKQYCKIEPSKLVEILAEDYTRCLLEMDHKQIQLIGYSFGGLITVEVARRLLENGISVSDLVLIDAFPVLYDTEDNLILESFFIEHFHTNLAQIGIADVDPGDFVRGFFQLIENRHDNRIPDGSSVLVRGDAGLDKIGELFKKLSILDRKQRFSLYAKTISKNTGEEVSVETVEILFNVFRQSIKAAHFTPQPLMEATRLLLARDQHGLFPSMEHKVLAGLEQKILEYWKEVCLGGLEVIEIGGNHISCIEKEPMVTNVAELIADPLRL; this is encoded by the coding sequence ATGTTGCAAGTTCCTATGGTTGATACGGTTGAGTTATTGACACGACTTCGAAAACAAGGGGTGTCTTTATGGGAAGAGAAAGGAAGCCTGCGTTACAGCGCGCCTCAAGGGGTGCTGAAAGACAATGACTTGCAGACCTTAAAAGATCATAAAATGAAGCTTTTAGACTTATTGGTGATTGAAGCGAAATCGGTGCAAGTCGTTGCCGATCCTGGGGCGCGGTTTGATCCTTTCCCTCTTTCAGATATACAATCTGCTTACCTGTTAGGGCGTAATGAAATTTTTGGTTATGGAGGGGTGGCTTGCCATATTTACCTGGAATTGAATTACCCTCAACTTGATCCAGAACGGACGACAGCAGTCTGGAATTACCTTGTATTGCGCCATGATATGCTCAGAGCAATCATTAATTACAACGGGGGGCATCAACGAGTTTTAAAAACCGTGGCACCTATAAAAATATCCTATGTCGACACAAGTACCTGGGAAAAACAGAAGAGAGATCGCACACTTTCCGAAATAAGAAAAAAAATGGGTGATCGTATCTATGATACTGAGCATTGGCCTTTATTTGATATTGCTATAACTAAAATGCCCAATGAGGCCGTTTTGCATTTTTCCATGGATTTTCTCATAGCGGATTGGGCCAGCATGTGGTTACTTTTTTCGGAATTCGAAACCCTCTATAAGGATTTAGAAACACAGCTGCCTGAGCTTAACCTCAGTTTTCGAGACTATCTGCTAACTGAACGCAGTCTGAAAGAAACCCCTGCTTATTATAAGGATAAAGAATATTGGTTTAATCGAATTGATACGTTGCCTTCAGCACCAAATCTTCCATTAGCTCTCAGAGAACAAGACAACTCCGGGGAGGCACGTTTTAAACGCTGGTTTCTACGACTTGAGGAAACTGACTGGGATAAGCTTATACAATATGCTAAAAAACATGGTTTAACGCCAACAGTGGTGGTAATGACCGCTTACGCTGCCGTTATCAGTAAATGGAGTCAAAACAAAAAATTCACCCTTAATATGACGGTATTAAATCGGCTTGAACTACATCCTCAGGTCAATGACATTGTGGGTGATTTTACGACAATCAATTTGATGGCCGTTGATTGGCAGCTTGAGCACTCATTTTCCGAGCATGCAAAACTATTAGGGCATCAATTATTTGAAGATTTAGAGCATCGATCTTTTTCAGGGGTGGAAGTACTGAGGGAAATTGCACGCAGACGCGGACGAGACGCCGCTTTGATGCCAATAGTCTTCACTAGTGCTATCGGGTTTGCTAAAAAGGATAAGCTAAACGGTAAATTTAAAGGCCATGGCATTTCTCAAACACCGCAGGTTTTCATTGATTGTCAGGCGATGGATGGTCCGGATGGGTTGCAGGTCAATTGGGATGTCCGTCAAGGCGTATTCCCGGAGCAAATGGTAGATGATATGTTTGATTCTTTTAAAAATTTGCTGCGCTCCCTGTCTACAACAGATCAAATTTGGGATACACACGAAGTCGTCTCTTTACCCGCCTGGCAGCAGTTGGAACGGGATGAAATCAATACGACAAGGGTGCATTTAAAAGAACAATTATTGCACCAGCAGATTCTTATGCAGGCCACAGCAACACCGGACCGTCCTGCGGTTTTTGACGATAAGGGACAAATTTCATACAAGAAGTTGGTGCAAAAAGCCGCTGCAATTGCACAAAAATTAAATGAAATGGGATGCACAACCCAAAAACGAGTGGCAATCGTTATGGATAAGGGAGCCCATCAAGTAGAAGCCGTGCTGGGAGCTTTGTTAGCCGGTGCCGTCTATGTCCCAATTGATACAAAACAACCAGATTTGAGACGTTCGACTATGATAGAACGTGCAAAAATTGAATATATATTAACATCTTCAACAACTCAAATCTCATGGCCAGCAAAAATAAAAGCAATTGAAGTAGACAAAATAAATCCGCTCCAGGGGGATATTGTTATCTCTAAGGGTGATCCAGCGTTGCCGGCATACATTATTTACACCTCTGGCTCTACTGGAGAACCCAAAGGAGTTGTGGTCAGCCACCGTGCGGCTTTGAACACGATTACCGATATTAATCGCCGTTTCAATATCGATCAAAAAGATAGAGTATTGGGATTGGCACAGCTAAGCTTTGACCTCTCCGTATATGATATTTTCGGTCCCCTCTCCGTTGGTGGCGCCTTGGTTTATCCCAGCACCCAAAGGCAGACTGATCCCTCTCACTGGGCGGAGTTGATAGATGAGTATGAAATCACCATTTGGAATTCCGTACCAGCTTTGATGCAAATGCTGCTTGCCTACTTAAAAACAGAACCAAAAATAAGCTTATCAAAACTGCGGTTGGTCTTACTCTCTGGAGACTGGATTCCATTATTTTTACCAGACATGGCGAAAAAACATCTACCTCCTGACGCACAAATCATTTCTCTTGGCGGTGCGACAGAGGCATCAATTTGGTCTATCTACCATATCTGCGAAGAGCTAAAGGCCGAATGGAAGAGCGTTCCCTATGGTAGACCTCTTACTAATCAAGGGTTTCGAATCTTAGACGAACAGATGTGTGATTGTCCGGTCTGGGTTTCTGGTGAGCTATATATTACCGGGCAAGGCTTGGCTGATGGGTATATCAATGACGGGAAAAAGACCCGGGAGCGTTTTTTCAAGCATCCCGGAGATGGGCAGCGGCTTTATCGAACAGGCGATTTGGGGCGCTACCTACCTGGCGGCGAAATTGAATTTTTAGGTCGTGATGACAATCAGGTCAAAATAAAGGGACACCGGGTTGAACTGGGAGAAATAGAAGCCTCACTCTTAAAACACCCTGACGTTACAATAGCGGCCGTTGTAGCGACCCGCTCTAATGATAATAAGATATTGTTGGGATTTGTAGAATCAAAGGGGAATATACAAGAGTCAGAGTTACGAGAATTTTTATCGAAATATTTACCGGCCCATATGATTCCTTCCCACATCCAGATTGTCGATGCCCTGCCATTGACGTACAATGGTAAAATAGATCGGCAAGAACTTGAGACGTTACCCCTTGACAAAATTAGTACGAAACCCTCCGTTGACGAAGAAAAAAATTCGAATAAGTTGGAAGTAGAGCTTGCCCGATTATGGGCAGAAACATTAGGCGTTCCTAATATAGGAATATCAGAAAATTTATTTGACTATGGAGCTGATTCTCTCCTTATGGCTCAAATAAGCGGTAAAGTGCGTGAAAAACTGATGGAGGACCCGGCACAAGAAGATATCCCCTTTGATGCTTTGCTCCAGCAAATGCTCAACATCCCAACTGTAGAGGCGTTGGCGAACTTCATACTTTCATTTAGTAAAGACCCTCAACTTACTCCTCTTCCCGAAAAAATCGAGCTTCCACCAGAGGGAACCGATTTTATACATGAAGAAACCAAATCGCCCCCTGTTTTATCCTCGCAGATGCATAGTAATGCGCAGATTATTTCTTATGGCGGGGGCGAAACAGGCCCACTTAGAGTTATTTTCCATGCCGCTCTTGGCGTAATGAAACAATTTCATCCCCTGTTATCCCATTTGAAGCATCAAAATCTTGGGCCTGTAATCGGAGTCGCCATAGCAAGTCCGAAGCAATATTGCAAGATTGAGCCTTCTAAACTTGTTGAAATACTTGCGGAAGATTATACTAGATGTTTATTGGAAATGGATCACAAACAAATACAACTTATCGGTTATAGTTTTGGAGGTCTAATTACTGTAGAAGTTGCAAGGCGTTTGTTAGAAAATGGAATTTCAGTATCTGATCTCGTTTTAATAGATGCTTTTCCGGTGCTGTATGACACTGAGGATAATTTGATACTTGAATCCTTCTTTATTGAGCATTTCCATACCAATTTGGCTCAAATTGGTATAGCTGACGTCGATCCGGGGGATTTTGTCAGAGGTTTTTTTCAACTCATTGAAAATAGACATGACAATCGCATACCTGATGGATCTTCTGTTCTTGTCAGAGGTGATGCGGGGCTTGATAAAATCGGTGAATTATTTAAAAAACTTTCGATTCTGGACAGGAAACAGAGATTCTCTCTTTATGCAAAAACAATCAGTAAAAACACTGGTGAAGAGGTTTCTGTCGAAACGGTCGAAATTTTATTCAATGTATTCCGCCAAAGTATTAAAGCAGCTCATTTTACGCCGCAACCTTTAATGGAGGCTACTCGTCTTTTACTCGCACGTGATCAACATGGACTCTTTCCCAGCATGGAGCATAAGGTGCTTGCTGGCTTAGAACAAAAGATACTTGAGTACTGGAAAGAAGTTTGCTTAGGAGGATTGGAGGTAATAGAAATTGGCGGGAATCATATCAGTTGTATTGAAAAAGAACCCATGGTGACGAACGTTGCCGAATTAATTGCAGACCCTCTAAGATTGTAA
- a CDS encoding NAD(P)H-binding protein, with protein MIGILGGYGKVGLQTTKVLTEWGGCPLRIGGRNPEKAQLKFSSQFPAAELVKVDIGDDDSLRNFIGGCELIINCAGPSHRITSRVAQMSTSCECHHIDAGEGKQIKNTYGTSKKTAILYSAGAFPGLSGLLPRWLANSFESVTNLTMYVGGLDRFTFSGAEDYLFGVFNEAKEPLAAWREGACRPLSLKRSSGATLPFFLSVVELHPFYDAETEFVAKSLSLRNGEWYMAIDGEHMIAALEGISGKFYTDPEDAIAQLCRATELDTAGRQTYLIYLVQLEGIQQGKSLTRTLVARAADSFALTGSVAAVTGIALLAGELPINVGPIAEIPHPEKVIAGLSDVQVLTQFQVFDCSIKDLLQTTEGKL; from the coding sequence ATGATCGGCATCCTTGGCGGTTATGGGAAAGTCGGGCTTCAAACAACGAAAGTCCTTACGGAATGGGGCGGTTGTCCTCTGAGAATCGGCGGCAGAAATCCTGAAAAAGCTCAGCTTAAATTTTCAAGCCAATTCCCCGCCGCAGAGTTGGTAAAAGTCGATATTGGGGATGATGACAGTCTGCGAAATTTCATAGGTGGTTGTGAATTGATTATCAACTGTGCCGGTCCATCTCATCGAATTACTTCGAGAGTGGCTCAAATGTCTACATCCTGTGAGTGTCATCATATTGATGCTGGAGAGGGAAAACAGATTAAAAATACATACGGAACCTCAAAAAAAACAGCAATACTCTACAGTGCTGGTGCATTTCCTGGGTTATCTGGCCTATTACCTCGTTGGCTGGCGAATTCATTTGAAAGCGTTACCAATTTAACCATGTATGTTGGAGGCTTGGACCGGTTTACGTTTTCGGGTGCTGAGGATTATCTTTTCGGGGTGTTTAATGAGGCCAAGGAGCCTTTGGCCGCATGGAGAGAGGGCGCTTGCCGCCCCCTATCACTAAAACGGAGTTCTGGAGCTACCCTGCCTTTTTTCCTTAGTGTTGTGGAGCTGCACCCTTTTTATGATGCGGAAACAGAATTCGTTGCAAAAAGCTTATCACTTCGCAATGGAGAATGGTACATGGCCATTGACGGAGAGCATATGATAGCCGCATTAGAAGGGATATCGGGGAAGTTTTATACTGATCCAGAAGATGCCATAGCCCAATTATGCCGTGCAACCGAACTGGATACCGCAGGGCGCCAAACGTATTTAATCTACCTTGTTCAGCTTGAAGGAATCCAACAGGGGAAATCTTTGACGCGTACCTTAGTGGCAAGAGCAGCGGATTCTTTTGCATTAACCGGATCGGTTGCCGCCGTAACCGGCATCGCTTTACTGGCGGGAGAACTGCCCATTAATGTCGGCCCCATTGCGGAAATTCCGCATCCGGAAAAGGTGATAGCTGGCCTATCTGATGTTCAGGTTTTAACTCAATTCCAAGTGTTTGATTGTTCTATTAAAGACTTATTGCAAACGACAGAAGGCAAACTATGA